A window of the Canis lupus baileyi chromosome 1, mCanLup2.hap1, whole genome shotgun sequence genome harbors these coding sequences:
- the ZNF569 gene encoding zinc finger protein 569 isoform X3, which translates to MLENYNNLITVGCPFTKPDVIFKLEQEEEPWVVEEEVLRRHCPGDMWGIDEHQKIQDRLLTQFEDKFTKTLTEEKVNECHKKFANAFPLNPDFFPSSHNFYEYDLFGKCLEYNNFSCHNNDRILIRKEHSEYNEAMKSFCISPSHLVVTPFKCNHCGKGFSQTLDLIRHLRIHTGEKPYECKKCRKAFSHKEKLIKHHKIHSREQSYECNECGKAFIKMSNLIRHQRIHTGEKPYACKECGKSFSQKSNLIDHEKIHTGEKPYECNECGKAFSQKQSLTAHQKVHTGEKPYACNECGKAFPRIASLALHMRSHTGEKPYKCDKCGKAFSQFSMLIIHVRIHTGEKPYECNECGKSFSQSSALTVHMRSHTGEKPYECKECRKAFSHKKNFITHQKIHTREKPYECNECGKAFIQMSNLVRHQRIHTGEKPYICKECGKAFSQKSNLIAHEKIHSGEKPYECNECGKAFSQKQNFITHQKVHTGEKPYDCNECGKAFSQIASLTLHLRSHTGEKPYECDKCGKAFSQCSLLNLHMRSHTGEKPYVCNECGKAFSQRTSLIVHMRGHTGEKPYECNKCGKAFSQSSSLTIHIRGHTGEKPFDCSKCGKAFSQISSLTLHMRKHTGEKPYHCNECGKAFSQKSHLVRHQRIHTQ; encoded by the exons ATGCTAGAAAACTATAACAACTTAATCACAGTGG GCTGTCCATTCACCAAACCTGATGTGATTTTCAAGTTGGAGCAAGAAGAAGAACCTTGGGTGGTGGAGGAAGAAGTGTTAAGGAGACACTGTCCAG GAGATATGTGGGGAATTGATGAGCATCAGAAAATCCAGGACAGACTTTTGACACAATTTGAAGATAAATTCACAAAAACACTGACTGAAGAAAAAGTCAATGAATGTCATAAGAAATTTGCAAATGCATTTCCTCTTAACCCGGACTTTTTTCCTTCCAGTCACAATTTCTATGAATATGACTTATTTGGAAAGTGTTTAGAATATAATAATTTCAGCTGTCATAATAATGATAGAATTCTTATAAGAAAGGAACATTCTGAATATAATGAAGCTATGAAATCATTTTGCATTAGCCCATCCCATCTTGTAGTAACCCCCTTCAAGTGTAATCACTGTGGGAAAGGATTCAGTCAAACCTTGGACCTCATCAGACACctgagaattcatactggagaaaaaccTTACGAAtgtaaaaaatgtagaaaagctTTCAGCCACAAGGAAAAACTCATTAAACATCATAAAATTCATAGTAGGGAGCAGTCTTAcgaatgtaatgaatgtgggaaagctttcaTTAAAATGTCAAATCTCATTAGACATCAAAGAATTCATACTGGGGAGAAACCCTATgcatgtaaggaatgtgggaaatcCTTCAGCCAGAAATCAAATCTCATTGATCATGAAaaaattcatactggagagaaaccttatgaatgtaatGAGTGTGGGAAAGCATTCAGCCAGAAGCAAAGCCTCACTGCACATCAGAAAGTTCATACTGGGGAGAAACCTTATGCATGTAATGAATGTGGTAAAGCCTTCCCTCGAATTGCATCCCTTGCTCTTCATATGAGAAGTCATACAGGAGAAAAACCTTATAAATGTGataaatgtggaaaagccttctcTCAGTTTTCCATGCTTATTATACATGTAAGAATTCATACGGGTGAGAAGCCCTATGAATGTAATGAATGCGGAAAATCCTTCTCTCAAAGTTCAGCCCTTACTGTACATATGAGAAGTCATACTGGTGaaaaaccttatgaatgtaaggaatgtagAAAAGCCTTCAGCCACAAGAAAAACTTCATTACACACCAGAAGATTCATACTagagagaaaccttatgaatgtaatgaatgtgggaaagctttcaTTCAGATGTCAAATCTTGTTAGACAccagagaattcacactggagaaaaaccctaCATATGTAAGGAATGTGGCAAAGCCTTTAGCCAGAAATCAAATCTCATTGCCCATGAAAAAATTCATTCTGGAGAAAAGCCctatgaatgtaatgaatgtggtaAAGCCTTCAGCCAAAAGCAAAACTTTATTACACATCAGAaagttcacactggagagaaaccttatgatTGTAATGAATGTGGTAAAGCCTTTTCTCAAATTGCATCCCTTACTCTTCATCTGAGAAGTCACACAGGAGAAAAGCCTTATGAATGTGAtaaatgtgggaaagccttctcTCAGTGCTCATTGCTCAATTTACATATGAGAAGTCATACTGGTGAGAAGCCCTATGtatgtaatgaatgtggaaaagctTTCTCTCAAAGAACTTCTCTTATTGTGCACATGAGAGGTCATACaggtgagaaaccctatgaatgtaataaatgtggaaaagccttctcCCAAAGCTCATCCCTTACTATACATATACGTGGTCATACAGGTGAAAAACCCTTTGATTGTAGtaaatgtgggaaagccttctcTCAAATCTCATCTCTTACACTTCATATGAGAAAACATACAGGTGAGAAGCCTTATCATTGTAATGAGTGTGGTAAGGCTTTCAGCCAAAAGTCACACCTTGTTAGACACCAGAGGATTCATACTCAATAG
- the ZNF569 gene encoding zinc finger protein 569 isoform X2, which produces MSSAFSSPAHYQKEEEMTESQGTVTFKDVAIDFTQEEWQQLDPAQRNLYRNVMLENYNNLITVGCPFTKPDVIFKLEQEEEPWVVEEEVLRRHCPGDMWGIDEHQKIQDRLLTQFEDKFTKTLTEEKVNECHKKFANAFPLNPDFFPSSHNFYEYDLFGKCLEYNNFSCHNNDRILIRKEHSEYNEAMKSFCISPSHLVVTPFKCNHCGKGFSQTLDLIRHLRIHTGEKPYECKKCRKAFSHKEKLIKHHKIHSREQSYECNECGKAFIKMSNLIRHQRIHTGEKPYACKECGKSFSQKSNLIDHEKIHTGEKPYECNECGKAFSQKQSLTAHQKVHTGEKPYACNECGKAFPRIASLALHMRSHTGEKPYKCDKCGKAFSQFSMLIIHVRIHTGEKPYECNECGKSFSQSSALTVHMRSHTGEKPYECKECRKAFSHKKNFITHQKIHTREKPYECNECGKAFIQMSNLVRHQRIHTGEKPYICKECGKAFSQKSNLIAHEKIHSGEKPYECNECGKAFSQKQNFITHQKVHTGEKPYDCNECGKAFSQIASLTLHLRSHTGEKPYECDKCGKAFSQCSLLNLHMRSHTGEKPYVCNECGKAFSQRTSLIVHMRGHTGEKPYECNKCGKAFSQSSSLTIHIRGHTGEKPFDCSKCGKAFSQISSLTLHMRKHTGEKPYHCNECGKAFSQKSHLVRHQRIHTQ; this is translated from the exons GGAACAGTGACATTCAAAGATGTGGCTATTGACTTCACCCAGGAAGAGTGGCAGCAGTTGGATCCTGCTCAAAGGAATCTGTACCGGAATGTGATGCTAGAAAACTATAACAACTTAATCACAGTGG GCTGTCCATTCACCAAACCTGATGTGATTTTCAAGTTGGAGCAAGAAGAAGAACCTTGGGTGGTGGAGGAAGAAGTGTTAAGGAGACACTGTCCAG GAGATATGTGGGGAATTGATGAGCATCAGAAAATCCAGGACAGACTTTTGACACAATTTGAAGATAAATTCACAAAAACACTGACTGAAGAAAAAGTCAATGAATGTCATAAGAAATTTGCAAATGCATTTCCTCTTAACCCGGACTTTTTTCCTTCCAGTCACAATTTCTATGAATATGACTTATTTGGAAAGTGTTTAGAATATAATAATTTCAGCTGTCATAATAATGATAGAATTCTTATAAGAAAGGAACATTCTGAATATAATGAAGCTATGAAATCATTTTGCATTAGCCCATCCCATCTTGTAGTAACCCCCTTCAAGTGTAATCACTGTGGGAAAGGATTCAGTCAAACCTTGGACCTCATCAGACACctgagaattcatactggagaaaaaccTTACGAAtgtaaaaaatgtagaaaagctTTCAGCCACAAGGAAAAACTCATTAAACATCATAAAATTCATAGTAGGGAGCAGTCTTAcgaatgtaatgaatgtgggaaagctttcaTTAAAATGTCAAATCTCATTAGACATCAAAGAATTCATACTGGGGAGAAACCCTATgcatgtaaggaatgtgggaaatcCTTCAGCCAGAAATCAAATCTCATTGATCATGAAaaaattcatactggagagaaaccttatgaatgtaatGAGTGTGGGAAAGCATTCAGCCAGAAGCAAAGCCTCACTGCACATCAGAAAGTTCATACTGGGGAGAAACCTTATGCATGTAATGAATGTGGTAAAGCCTTCCCTCGAATTGCATCCCTTGCTCTTCATATGAGAAGTCATACAGGAGAAAAACCTTATAAATGTGataaatgtggaaaagccttctcTCAGTTTTCCATGCTTATTATACATGTAAGAATTCATACGGGTGAGAAGCCCTATGAATGTAATGAATGCGGAAAATCCTTCTCTCAAAGTTCAGCCCTTACTGTACATATGAGAAGTCATACTGGTGaaaaaccttatgaatgtaaggaatgtagAAAAGCCTTCAGCCACAAGAAAAACTTCATTACACACCAGAAGATTCATACTagagagaaaccttatgaatgtaatgaatgtgggaaagctttcaTTCAGATGTCAAATCTTGTTAGACAccagagaattcacactggagaaaaaccctaCATATGTAAGGAATGTGGCAAAGCCTTTAGCCAGAAATCAAATCTCATTGCCCATGAAAAAATTCATTCTGGAGAAAAGCCctatgaatgtaatgaatgtggtaAAGCCTTCAGCCAAAAGCAAAACTTTATTACACATCAGAaagttcacactggagagaaaccttatgatTGTAATGAATGTGGTAAAGCCTTTTCTCAAATTGCATCCCTTACTCTTCATCTGAGAAGTCACACAGGAGAAAAGCCTTATGAATGTGAtaaatgtgggaaagccttctcTCAGTGCTCATTGCTCAATTTACATATGAGAAGTCATACTGGTGAGAAGCCCTATGtatgtaatgaatgtggaaaagctTTCTCTCAAAGAACTTCTCTTATTGTGCACATGAGAGGTCATACaggtgagaaaccctatgaatgtaataaatgtggaaaagccttctcCCAAAGCTCATCCCTTACTATACATATACGTGGTCATACAGGTGAAAAACCCTTTGATTGTAGtaaatgtgggaaagccttctcTCAAATCTCATCTCTTACACTTCATATGAGAAAACATACAGGTGAGAAGCCTTATCATTGTAATGAGTGTGGTAAGGCTTTCAGCCAAAAGTCACACCTTGTTAGACACCAGAGGATTCATACTCAATAG
- the ZNF569 gene encoding zinc finger protein 569 isoform X1, protein MRSKFLTYIIFLLPEELVTFFASSAFSSPAHYQKEEEMTESQGTVTFKDVAIDFTQEEWQQLDPAQRNLYRNVMLENYNNLITVGCPFTKPDVIFKLEQEEEPWVVEEEVLRRHCPGDMWGIDEHQKIQDRLLTQFEDKFTKTLTEEKVNECHKKFANAFPLNPDFFPSSHNFYEYDLFGKCLEYNNFSCHNNDRILIRKEHSEYNEAMKSFCISPSHLVVTPFKCNHCGKGFSQTLDLIRHLRIHTGEKPYECKKCRKAFSHKEKLIKHHKIHSREQSYECNECGKAFIKMSNLIRHQRIHTGEKPYACKECGKSFSQKSNLIDHEKIHTGEKPYECNECGKAFSQKQSLTAHQKVHTGEKPYACNECGKAFPRIASLALHMRSHTGEKPYKCDKCGKAFSQFSMLIIHVRIHTGEKPYECNECGKSFSQSSALTVHMRSHTGEKPYECKECRKAFSHKKNFITHQKIHTREKPYECNECGKAFIQMSNLVRHQRIHTGEKPYICKECGKAFSQKSNLIAHEKIHSGEKPYECNECGKAFSQKQNFITHQKVHTGEKPYDCNECGKAFSQIASLTLHLRSHTGEKPYECDKCGKAFSQCSLLNLHMRSHTGEKPYVCNECGKAFSQRTSLIVHMRGHTGEKPYECNKCGKAFSQSSSLTIHIRGHTGEKPFDCSKCGKAFSQISSLTLHMRKHTGEKPYHCNECGKAFSQKSHLVRHQRIHTQ, encoded by the exons GGAACAGTGACATTCAAAGATGTGGCTATTGACTTCACCCAGGAAGAGTGGCAGCAGTTGGATCCTGCTCAAAGGAATCTGTACCGGAATGTGATGCTAGAAAACTATAACAACTTAATCACAGTGG GCTGTCCATTCACCAAACCTGATGTGATTTTCAAGTTGGAGCAAGAAGAAGAACCTTGGGTGGTGGAGGAAGAAGTGTTAAGGAGACACTGTCCAG GAGATATGTGGGGAATTGATGAGCATCAGAAAATCCAGGACAGACTTTTGACACAATTTGAAGATAAATTCACAAAAACACTGACTGAAGAAAAAGTCAATGAATGTCATAAGAAATTTGCAAATGCATTTCCTCTTAACCCGGACTTTTTTCCTTCCAGTCACAATTTCTATGAATATGACTTATTTGGAAAGTGTTTAGAATATAATAATTTCAGCTGTCATAATAATGATAGAATTCTTATAAGAAAGGAACATTCTGAATATAATGAAGCTATGAAATCATTTTGCATTAGCCCATCCCATCTTGTAGTAACCCCCTTCAAGTGTAATCACTGTGGGAAAGGATTCAGTCAAACCTTGGACCTCATCAGACACctgagaattcatactggagaaaaaccTTACGAAtgtaaaaaatgtagaaaagctTTCAGCCACAAGGAAAAACTCATTAAACATCATAAAATTCATAGTAGGGAGCAGTCTTAcgaatgtaatgaatgtgggaaagctttcaTTAAAATGTCAAATCTCATTAGACATCAAAGAATTCATACTGGGGAGAAACCCTATgcatgtaaggaatgtgggaaatcCTTCAGCCAGAAATCAAATCTCATTGATCATGAAaaaattcatactggagagaaaccttatgaatgtaatGAGTGTGGGAAAGCATTCAGCCAGAAGCAAAGCCTCACTGCACATCAGAAAGTTCATACTGGGGAGAAACCTTATGCATGTAATGAATGTGGTAAAGCCTTCCCTCGAATTGCATCCCTTGCTCTTCATATGAGAAGTCATACAGGAGAAAAACCTTATAAATGTGataaatgtggaaaagccttctcTCAGTTTTCCATGCTTATTATACATGTAAGAATTCATACGGGTGAGAAGCCCTATGAATGTAATGAATGCGGAAAATCCTTCTCTCAAAGTTCAGCCCTTACTGTACATATGAGAAGTCATACTGGTGaaaaaccttatgaatgtaaggaatgtagAAAAGCCTTCAGCCACAAGAAAAACTTCATTACACACCAGAAGATTCATACTagagagaaaccttatgaatgtaatgaatgtgggaaagctttcaTTCAGATGTCAAATCTTGTTAGACAccagagaattcacactggagaaaaaccctaCATATGTAAGGAATGTGGCAAAGCCTTTAGCCAGAAATCAAATCTCATTGCCCATGAAAAAATTCATTCTGGAGAAAAGCCctatgaatgtaatgaatgtggtaAAGCCTTCAGCCAAAAGCAAAACTTTATTACACATCAGAaagttcacactggagagaaaccttatgatTGTAATGAATGTGGTAAAGCCTTTTCTCAAATTGCATCCCTTACTCTTCATCTGAGAAGTCACACAGGAGAAAAGCCTTATGAATGTGAtaaatgtgggaaagccttctcTCAGTGCTCATTGCTCAATTTACATATGAGAAGTCATACTGGTGAGAAGCCCTATGtatgtaatgaatgtggaaaagctTTCTCTCAAAGAACTTCTCTTATTGTGCACATGAGAGGTCATACaggtgagaaaccctatgaatgtaataaatgtggaaaagccttctcCCAAAGCTCATCCCTTACTATACATATACGTGGTCATACAGGTGAAAAACCCTTTGATTGTAGtaaatgtgggaaagccttctcTCAAATCTCATCTCTTACACTTCATATGAGAAAACATACAGGTGAGAAGCCTTATCATTGTAATGAGTGTGGTAAGGCTTTCAGCCAAAAGTCACACCTTGTTAGACACCAGAGGATTCATACTCAATAG